Proteins encoded by one window of Hyphomicrobium nitrativorans NL23:
- the lpdA gene encoding dihydrolipoyl dehydrogenase, translating to MAEGDLITCDVAVLGAGPGGYSAAFRAADLGLKTVLIERDRVLGGVCLNVGCIPSKALLHVASLISQADAFREHGIGFDTPRIDLEKLRAHKDAVIGKLTSGLAGLAKARHVDVIRGRGVFRDARHFEVTLAEGGTAVVRFESAIVAAGSEAASLPFLPDDPRIVDSTGALALPLVPKRMLVIGGGIIGLEMATIYAALGASVDVVEMLDGLMAGADRDLVRIWEKHNGPRLGRIMRQTKVAGANAKRDGLHVRFEGDNAPERAEIYDLVLVAVGRTPNGRRIGAERAGLALDERGFVPVDRQMRTNIPHIFAIGDIAKEPMLAHKAVHEGHVAAEAAAEKPAYFDAPQIPSVAYTDPEIAWTGKTEDALKAQGLPFGKAVFPWAASGRAIAMGRDEGFTKLLFDPETKRVIGGGIVGAHAGDLIGEIALAIEMGADAVDIGKTIHPHPTLSESIGMAAEVFEGVCTDLPPARKR from the coding sequence ATGGCCGAGGGAGATCTCATCACCTGCGATGTGGCCGTGCTCGGCGCGGGGCCGGGCGGCTATTCGGCCGCCTTCCGCGCTGCCGATCTCGGCCTTAAGACCGTGTTGATCGAGCGCGACCGCGTTCTCGGAGGCGTCTGCCTCAACGTCGGTTGCATTCCCTCGAAGGCGCTCTTGCACGTAGCATCGCTGATTTCCCAGGCGGACGCGTTTCGCGAGCATGGGATCGGCTTCGACACGCCCAGGATCGACCTCGAAAAGCTCCGCGCCCATAAGGACGCCGTCATCGGGAAGCTCACGAGCGGACTTGCGGGCCTGGCGAAGGCCCGACACGTGGACGTGATCCGGGGACGCGGCGTTTTTCGCGATGCGAGGCACTTCGAGGTGACGCTGGCCGAGGGCGGCACGGCCGTCGTGCGTTTCGAGAGCGCCATCGTCGCGGCCGGGTCGGAAGCCGCCTCACTGCCGTTCCTGCCGGACGATCCGCGCATCGTGGATTCTACAGGCGCGCTCGCCTTGCCGCTCGTCCCGAAGCGGATGCTCGTGATCGGCGGCGGCATTATCGGGCTCGAAATGGCAACCATCTACGCGGCGCTCGGCGCGTCCGTCGATGTCGTGGAAATGCTGGACGGGCTGATGGCAGGCGCCGACCGCGATCTCGTGCGCATCTGGGAGAAGCACAACGGGCCACGCCTCGGCCGAATTATGCGCCAGACGAAAGTCGCGGGCGCGAACGCCAAGCGCGACGGTCTTCACGTGCGGTTCGAGGGCGACAACGCGCCGGAGCGTGCGGAGATCTACGATCTCGTTCTGGTCGCTGTGGGGCGGACGCCGAACGGTCGGCGGATCGGCGCAGAGCGCGCGGGCCTTGCCCTCGACGAGCGCGGTTTCGTGCCGGTGGACCGCCAGATGCGCACCAACATTCCGCACATCTTCGCTATCGGCGACATCGCCAAAGAGCCAATGCTCGCGCACAAAGCCGTGCACGAGGGGCACGTTGCGGCAGAAGCCGCAGCCGAAAAGCCCGCGTATTTCGACGCACCGCAGATCCCTTCCGTCGCCTATACGGACCCCGAGATCGCCTGGACGGGCAAAACGGAGGACGCGCTCAAGGCGCAGGGTTTGCCGTTCGGCAAGGCTGTGTTTCCGTGGGCGGCGTCTGGGCGCGCTATCGCCATGGGCCGTGACGAAGGCTTCACGAAGCTTCTGTTCGATCCCGAGACCAAGCGCGTGATCGGCGGCGGGATCGTCGGCGCGCACGCAGGCGATCTCATCGGCGAGATTGCGCTTGCGATCGAGATGGGTGCAGATGCGGTCGATATCGGAAAGACCATTCACCCGCATCCGACGCTGTCGGAATCGATCGGGATGGCGGCCGAGGTGTTCGAAGGCGTGTGCACGGATCTGCCTCCCGCTCGGAAGCGCTGA
- a CDS encoding PRC-barrel domain-containing protein encodes MKSKLLMSAIAMPAALALGTSAFAQDTTPPPAAAPPAAERMETTPAPTTVTPAPGAAAETTATGAFATAQSADEWRSSRLVGTAVYNEANERVGDISELVLDDNGQIEHVVIGVGGFLGIGEKLVAVSFKDLNIAREENGNARVTMNTTKEALQNAPDYKYHTTGGMGTSD; translated from the coding sequence ATGAAATCGAAGCTGCTGATGTCCGCTATTGCCATGCCCGCGGCTCTTGCGCTCGGCACCTCTGCGTTCGCGCAGGACACCACCCCGCCTCCCGCAGCCGCGCCGCCAGCCGCCGAGCGGATGGAAACAACCCCTGCGCCGACGACCGTGACGCCTGCGCCGGGTGCTGCCGCTGAAACGACAGCCACGGGCGCGTTCGCAACCGCCCAATCGGCTGACGAGTGGCGTTCGTCGCGTCTGGTCGGCACGGCCGTCTACAACGAAGCCAACGAGCGCGTCGGCGACATCAGCGAGCTGGTCCTCGACGATAACGGTCAGATCGAGCACGTTGTGATCGGCGTCGGCGGGTTCCTCGGGATCGGCGAAAAGCTCGTCGCAGTGTCCTTCAAGGACCTCAACATCGCCCGCGAGGAAAACGGCAACGCTCGCGTGACGATGAACACGACGAAGGAAGCGCTCCAGAACGCCCCCGATTACAAGTATCACACCACGGGTGGCATGGGCACGAGCGACTAA
- a CDS encoding EF-hand domain-containing protein: MKKLCTASIAALLIATGGTAFAQVDAPADAEMQLSQAECQTIWNRADAAGSGSLSAADADRYVSNFSAADTDGDGSLSSTEFMAACDQGLIHDSSATGAGEGVQGSDTLPAPEGAPSQY, translated from the coding sequence ATGAAAAAGCTGTGCACTGCAAGCATAGCGGCGCTCCTTATCGCCACTGGAGGCACCGCGTTCGCGCAGGTCGATGCGCCAGCGGACGCGGAAATGCAACTGTCTCAGGCTGAGTGTCAGACCATCTGGAACCGCGCCGATGCCGCGGGCTCCGGTTCCTTGTCGGCCGCAGATGCCGACCGCTACGTTTCCAACTTTTCCGCTGCCGACACGGATGGCGACGGTTCTCTCTCAAGCACGGAGTTCATGGCTGCGTGCGACCAGGGGCTCATTCACGACAGCTCCGCGACCGGCGCCGGCGAAGGCGTCCAGGGCAGCGACACCCTGCCCGCACCCGAGGGTGCACCCAGCCAGTACTAA
- a CDS encoding glycoside hydrolase family 15 protein — translation MPSQSHHQVSMIANTQAPQPLDYAIIGNGRIAALLDRSTRIVWWCFPRFDGDPVFSRMLAGDEEKGFTDVVVEGAVRTRSAYLRNTAIVETVIEDDAGNGVRIIDFAPRYPRFERMLHPAQVIRRIEPIGLPRVKLRVRPTFNYGEPRAAQVVGSNHIRYSGGEITLRLTTDAPLSYIVHETSFALARPVTLVFGPDESLEAAADTVSREALERTREYWLGWVRGLAVPLDWQSDVIRAAITLQLCNFDETGAIVAAHTTSVPEAPFTQRNWDYRYCWLRDAYFVIMALNRLGATQTMESYLDYITTLAIDSKGALRPVYGIVHDQPLTESVAENLAGFLGMGPVRVGNQAAEQIQHDSCGSIILGVSQMFIDQRLPRMGDEALYRRLETLGHHALRVFLEPDAGIWEYRGRSRIHTHSATMCWVALDRLARIAALLGLPGDADQWRTQADRVRREILTRGWSEKLGAFAGALDLDELDASVLLLPELGLISPKDPRFTKTLDVIGRELGRNGFMLRYTNDDFGAPETSFLACQFWYIDALTAAGRVDEARVLLDELLSRRNAFGILSEDIHPETGQLWGNLPQTYSMAGIVNSCMNLSRNWADAWPRDAAPEPGATSSV, via the coding sequence ATGCCGTCTCAATCTCATCATCAGGTCTCGATGATCGCCAACACGCAAGCGCCTCAACCGCTCGATTATGCGATCATCGGCAACGGCCGCATTGCCGCCCTGCTCGATCGGTCTACCCGCATCGTGTGGTGGTGCTTCCCGCGTTTCGACGGCGATCCCGTCTTCTCGCGCATGCTCGCGGGCGACGAGGAAAAAGGCTTTACGGATGTCGTGGTCGAAGGTGCGGTGCGCACCCGGTCGGCCTATTTGCGCAACACCGCCATCGTCGAAACCGTCATCGAGGACGATGCCGGAAACGGCGTGCGCATCATCGACTTCGCACCGCGCTATCCCCGCTTCGAGCGGATGCTGCACCCCGCACAAGTGATCCGCCGCATCGAGCCGATCGGGCTTCCACGCGTAAAGCTTCGCGTGCGTCCGACCTTTAACTACGGCGAACCACGCGCCGCGCAAGTGGTGGGCTCCAACCATATCCGCTACAGCGGCGGCGAGATTACGCTGAGGCTCACGACGGACGCACCGCTCTCCTACATCGTGCACGAGACCTCATTCGCGCTCGCTCGGCCGGTCACGCTCGTGTTCGGGCCGGACGAGTCGCTCGAAGCCGCAGCCGACACCGTCTCCCGCGAAGCGCTGGAGCGCACGCGCGAGTATTGGCTCGGCTGGGTCCGCGGGCTTGCGGTCCCGCTCGATTGGCAGAGCGACGTCATTCGCGCGGCGATCACGCTTCAGCTCTGCAATTTCGACGAGACGGGCGCCATCGTGGCGGCGCACACGACGTCTGTCCCCGAGGCCCCGTTCACCCAGCGCAACTGGGACTACCGCTATTGCTGGCTCCGGGATGCCTATTTCGTCATCATGGCGCTCAACCGGCTCGGTGCGACGCAGACGATGGAATCGTACCTCGACTACATCACGACGCTCGCCATCGATTCCAAAGGTGCGCTGCGCCCGGTGTACGGCATCGTGCACGATCAGCCGCTGACGGAGAGCGTGGCCGAAAATCTCGCCGGCTTTCTCGGTATGGGTCCGGTGCGCGTCGGCAACCAGGCGGCCGAGCAGATCCAACACGACTCGTGCGGGAGCATCATTCTCGGCGTGTCGCAGATGTTCATCGACCAACGTCTGCCGCGCATGGGCGACGAGGCGCTCTACCGCCGCCTCGAAACTCTCGGACACCATGCGCTCCGCGTTTTCCTGGAGCCGGATGCGGGTATCTGGGAGTATCGCGGGCGCTCGCGCATTCACACCCACTCGGCGACCATGTGCTGGGTCGCGCTCGACCGGCTCGCGCGGATCGCGGCGCTGCTGGGCTTGCCGGGCGACGCCGATCAATGGCGGACGCAGGCGGACCGCGTGCGGCGCGAGATCCTGACGCGCGGCTGGAGCGAGAAACTCGGCGCATTTGCGGGCGCTCTCGATCTGGACGAGCTCGACGCCAGCGTGTTGCTGCTTCCGGAACTCGGACTGATCTCGCCGAAGGATCCGCGCTTCACGAAGACGCTGGATGTGATCGGGCGCGAGCTTGGCCGCAACGGCTTCATGCTCCGCTACACCAACGACGACTTCGGCGCGCCGGAGACGTCGTTCCTCGCGTGTCAGTTCTGGTACATCGATGCGCTCACCGCCGCGGGGCGCGTGGACGAGGCGCGGGTGCTGCTGGATGAGCTTCTCTCGCGGCGCAATGCCTTCGGTATTTTATCCGAGGACATTCACCCCGAGACGGGCCAACTCTGGGGCAACCTGCCGCAGACCTACTCGATGGCGGGCATCGTCAACTCCTGCATGAACCTCTCTCGTAATTGGGCGGACGCGTGGCCGCGCGATGCCGCACCGGAACCTGGGGCGACCTCAAGCGTTTGA
- a CDS encoding alpha,alpha-trehalose-phosphate synthase (UDP-forming), with the protein MSRIVVVSNRVMELRRATQAGGVAVAIADLLKARPGLWFGWNGKVVEDGDTALSDVKVRKAAGQSALATLPLTAEEHRDYYLGYSNSVLWPVFHNRLDLAHFDAGFYPRYTGVNKRFAAALASLIQPDDIVWVHDYHLIPLAVELRRLGIENPIGFYLHIPVPPPQTFLAIPEYADLAQALAAYDLVGLQTEADVSNLIQVFKDSGQGRILQDGRVLAFDQRLSIHRFPVGIDARDFMGATPVRNLVQSPSDAQRIIGVDRLDYTKGLPQKLRAFGRFLEKYPAYLRKVVLTQIAPPTRESVEAYTDIRQTLEALSGKINGMFGELDWVPIHYIHRSAPRDRLRDIYRASRIGFFTPLRDGMNLVAKEYVAAQAPDDPGVPILSRFAGAAEQLVDAIIVNPYNVEEMADAIKQALEMDKAERIARYERLMSVIRTYDSAVWSASFLATLEAAAEERSTARISASTPIHAALAKLAEAARRSSGPPANDADAKPEADLKAAARKRPGGRS; encoded by the coding sequence TTGAGCCGCATCGTCGTCGTGTCCAATCGCGTGATGGAGCTGAGACGCGCCACCCAAGCGGGCGGCGTGGCCGTCGCCATCGCCGATCTTCTCAAGGCCCGGCCGGGTTTATGGTTCGGCTGGAACGGCAAGGTGGTCGAAGACGGCGACACGGCTCTTTCCGACGTCAAGGTTCGCAAAGCGGCGGGGCAAAGCGCGCTCGCGACGCTCCCACTGACCGCCGAGGAACATCGCGACTACTATCTCGGTTATTCCAACTCGGTGCTGTGGCCGGTGTTTCACAACCGGCTCGACCTCGCGCACTTCGATGCCGGATTCTACCCGCGCTACACGGGCGTCAACAAACGCTTCGCGGCGGCGCTCGCTTCTCTCATCCAGCCCGACGACATCGTGTGGGTGCACGATTATCATCTGATCCCCCTCGCGGTGGAGTTGCGCAGGCTCGGCATCGAAAATCCGATCGGGTTCTATCTGCATATTCCGGTCCCGCCCCCACAGACCTTCCTCGCAATTCCTGAATATGCCGACCTGGCGCAAGCGCTCGCCGCCTACGACCTCGTCGGACTGCAGACGGAAGCGGATGTTTCGAACCTGATCCAGGTCTTCAAGGACAGCGGGCAAGGGCGAATCCTACAGGACGGGCGCGTTCTCGCATTCGACCAGCGGCTTTCCATCCACCGCTTTCCCGTCGGCATCGATGCGCGGGATTTCATGGGGGCGACGCCCGTCCGCAATCTCGTGCAGTCGCCGTCCGACGCTCAAAGGATCATCGGGGTCGACAGGCTCGATTACACCAAGGGTCTTCCACAAAAGCTGCGCGCGTTCGGCCGTTTTCTCGAAAAGTATCCCGCATATCTCCGCAAAGTGGTGCTCACCCAGATCGCACCGCCGACGCGCGAAAGCGTGGAAGCCTACACCGACATCCGCCAGACGCTCGAAGCACTCTCCGGAAAAATCAACGGCATGTTCGGAGAACTCGATTGGGTCCCGATCCACTACATTCATCGCTCTGCGCCACGCGACCGGCTGCGCGACATCTATCGCGCGTCGCGCATCGGCTTCTTCACACCGCTGCGGGACGGCATGAACCTCGTCGCCAAGGAGTACGTCGCGGCGCAGGCTCCGGACGACCCAGGCGTTCCGATCCTTTCGCGTTTCGCAGGCGCTGCCGAACAGCTCGTGGATGCGATCATCGTCAACCCCTACAACGTCGAAGAAATGGCCGACGCCATCAAGCAGGCCCTCGAAATGGACAAGGCAGAGCGCATCGCCCGCTACGAGCGGCTGATGAGCGTCATTCGCACGTACGATTCGGCCGTGTGGTCGGCGTCGTTCCTGGCAACGCTCGAAGCGGCCGCCGAAGAGCGGTCGACGGCGCGGATCTCGGCCAGCACGCCCATTCATGCGGCGCTTGCCAAACTTGCCGAGGCCGCGCGCCGTTCTTCGGGTCCGCCCGCGAACGATGCCGACGCGAAGCCCGAGGCTGACCTCAAGGCCGCCGCACGAAAGCGCCCGGGCGGGCGGTCATGA
- a CDS encoding carbohydrate kinase family protein: MKALTIGGAMVDTIAIIENAGIERMTMLNAGTSFLLLEEGGKTEALEVSTHAGGGGINAAIAFARLGLDTSVLIKLGADGRAELIIAALDRDDISHRWALRDPRAPTGASVHVSSHDRNAAVFTFRGANTLLVPDDLADEAFAVDLVYIANLSDQAARCFPIIVEKAQKARALIAVNPGIRQLHAHAGAFQGTLPALDVLSLNRREADEVVSMLERDETKDAAPLAFPEGMAPPALAVRGLRHEGRKVPLTAFMRALLGRGVGTILVTDGQNGAFAASRGGLYHCPAREVTVLGTAGAGDAFASTFTAETAIGSAPDRALQAATLNAAAVLGHVDTTTGLMARREIEAALDGKIGTPNVISWRL, from the coding sequence ATGAAAGCGCTCACGATCGGCGGCGCGATGGTGGATACCATCGCGATCATCGAGAACGCCGGTATCGAGCGCATGACCATGTTGAACGCCGGGACGTCGTTCCTGCTGCTCGAAGAAGGCGGAAAAACGGAAGCGCTCGAAGTCTCGACGCACGCGGGCGGCGGCGGCATCAACGCGGCGATTGCGTTTGCGCGGCTCGGGCTCGATACGTCCGTCCTGATCAAGCTCGGGGCCGACGGCCGCGCAGAGCTGATCATCGCCGCCCTCGACAGAGACGATATCTCGCACCGATGGGCGCTGCGCGATCCCCGCGCACCGACCGGGGCTTCGGTGCACGTTTCCTCCCATGACCGGAACGCCGCCGTGTTCACGTTCCGCGGCGCCAACACGCTGCTGGTGCCGGACGATCTGGCTGACGAAGCCTTCGCCGTCGATCTCGTCTATATCGCGAACCTCTCCGATCAGGCAGCACGTTGCTTCCCGATCATTGTCGAGAAAGCGCAGAAGGCGCGCGCGCTGATTGCGGTCAATCCCGGCATCCGCCAACTGCACGCGCACGCGGGCGCTTTTCAGGGCACGCTACCGGCGCTGGACGTTCTCTCGCTCAACCGGCGCGAAGCGGACGAAGTCGTTTCGATGCTGGAAAGGGACGAGACGAAGGATGCGGCACCGCTGGCGTTTCCGGAGGGGATGGCGCCGCCCGCGCTCGCCGTACGAGGGCTCCGGCATGAAGGTCGCAAAGTGCCCCTCACCGCCTTCATGCGTGCGCTGCTCGGGCGGGGCGTCGGCACTATTCTGGTCACCGACGGGCAGAACGGTGCGTTCGCAGCCTCCCGTGGAGGGCTTTATCACTGTCCGGCGCGGGAGGTGACGGTGCTCGGAACGGCGGGCGCGGGCGATGCTTTCGCGTCCACTTTCACGGCCGAAACCGCCATCGGCAGCGCGCCTGACCGTGCGCTGCAGGCCGCGACGCTGAACGCTGCGGCGGTGCTTGGCCACGTCGATACGACGACCGGCCTCATGGCGCGCCGCGAAATCGAGGCAGCCCTCGATGGAAAGATTGGGACTCCAAATGTGATAAGCTGGAGACTATGA
- the otsB gene encoding trehalose-phosphatase, with translation MKQRSTATDRIPEATSRLAACTDFVLSNPGRYALFLDVDGTLIELADTPEAVIVPDGLIALLQRLALGLDGAMAIVTGRLISDIDHLLSPLRLAAAGVHGAEMRLDPDLEIERVTAGLPDEIIQTMRKLALDIPGVIAEPKGGGLALHYRLAPDAEREILAALTAAIERHAGALELVPGKKIFEVVPSGLSKGTALAKLATLPAFRNRIPIMIGDDVGDEPAFAVAEGLKGFGLRVAGEHHPPDIADFPGPSAVMCWLDQLSHRLPAAGKLHSLS, from the coding sequence TTGAAGCAAAGATCGACGGCTACCGACAGAATTCCAGAGGCGACGTCTCGGCTCGCTGCGTGCACCGATTTCGTGCTCTCGAACCCCGGACGGTACGCCCTCTTTCTCGACGTGGACGGCACGCTCATCGAACTCGCCGATACGCCCGAAGCCGTGATCGTCCCGGACGGTCTCATTGCACTTTTGCAGCGGCTCGCGCTTGGGCTCGACGGTGCGATGGCGATCGTCACGGGCCGACTCATCTCGGACATCGACCATCTGCTTTCGCCCTTGCGGCTTGCCGCGGCCGGCGTGCACGGCGCGGAGATGCGCCTTGACCCGGACCTGGAAATCGAGCGCGTTACTGCGGGCCTTCCCGACGAGATCATCCAGACGATGCGCAAGCTCGCGCTCGATATTCCAGGCGTGATCGCCGAGCCGAAAGGCGGCGGGCTTGCGCTGCACTATCGCCTGGCGCCGGATGCCGAGCGCGAAATTCTGGCCGCCCTCACCGCTGCAATCGAGCGGCACGCGGGCGCGCTCGAACTGGTGCCCGGCAAGAAAATCTTCGAGGTGGTCCCGTCGGGCCTCTCCAAGGGCACGGCACTGGCGAAGCTCGCCACGCTGCCGGCTTTCCGCAATCGCATCCCCATCATGATCGGCGACGACGTGGGGGACGAACCCGCTTTCGCCGTCGCCGAGGGGTTGAAGGGGTTCGGCCTGCGCGTAGCGGGCGAGCACCATCCCCCGGATATCGCCGATTTTCCGGGTCCGAGCGCGGTGATGTGCTGGCTCGACCAACTGTCGCATCGCTTGCCAGCCGCGGGAAAGCTCCACTCGCTTTCGTAG
- a CDS encoding matrixin family metalloprotease, with amino-acid sequence MRRSVSAACATLAAGLGLAAGLGALGAHAGDRASGKEFRLLELEGRTVRWTAPAEGLPATITYAFLTEPKDFPDARNCDSMLPPEAALNHSRIDLTAFREETRAAFALWQEAANVVFKEVPVVEAGILIGADAKDRGRAFTNVALKAGSERGVGSIRQSLICLNPNQPWKIGFDGNLDVYDLRFTMAHEIGHAIGLDHPSPQGQLMSFRYVEDGRTLTAGDVAGVHALYGRKGTRQPAPIPPADASGSAALSSPVRDQGPPRERTFGLGERERSAEAR; translated from the coding sequence TTGAGGAGAAGCGTTTCCGCAGCGTGCGCAACGCTGGCGGCCGGTCTCGGGCTGGCGGCCGGGCTCGGTGCGCTCGGCGCTCATGCGGGTGACCGAGCGTCCGGCAAGGAATTCCGGCTGCTCGAACTCGAAGGGCGCACCGTGCGCTGGACCGCGCCGGCGGAAGGTCTCCCCGCAACGATCACCTACGCCTTCCTCACCGAGCCCAAGGATTTCCCAGACGCGCGCAACTGCGATTCCATGCTGCCGCCGGAAGCCGCACTCAACCACTCGCGCATCGATCTCACTGCCTTTCGCGAGGAGACACGGGCTGCGTTCGCGCTTTGGCAAGAGGCCGCGAACGTCGTGTTCAAGGAAGTGCCGGTCGTGGAAGCCGGCATCCTCATCGGCGCCGACGCGAAGGACCGCGGCCGGGCCTTCACGAACGTCGCGCTCAAGGCGGGTTCTGAGCGCGGGGTGGGGTCTATCCGCCAGTCGCTGATCTGCCTCAACCCCAACCAACCTTGGAAGATCGGTTTCGACGGCAATCTCGACGTCTACGATTTGCGCTTCACGATGGCGCACGAGATCGGGCACGCCATCGGGCTCGACCATCCGAGCCCGCAAGGCCAGCTCATGAGCTTCCGCTACGTCGAAGACGGGCGCACGCTCACCGCGGGGGACGTGGCAGGGGTGCATGCGCTCTACGGGCGCAAGGGCACGCGGCAGCCCGCGCCCATTCCGCCGGCCGATGCCTCGGGCTCGGCTGCGCTTTCATCGCCCGTGAGGGATCAGGGTCCGCCTCGCGAGCGGACGTTCGGTCTCGGCGAACGCGAGCGTTCGGCCGAAGCCCGCTGA
- a CDS encoding PRC-barrel domain-containing protein: MTLIKPLGLASLPLMATLAFSPVLAQVPPGPADAPPPEAQSAQPGTPVQGAWRASQLIGQTVTTALNQSVGIVNDIVIEPDGKVAAVLVGIGGFLGIGERSVPIALRHLVIAAGDGDRITVQTSLSREAIAQAATHDPLASPLPPDQRLP, encoded by the coding sequence ATGACCCTCATCAAACCGCTCGGCCTGGCTTCATTGCCGCTCATGGCCACCCTCGCGTTTTCTCCTGTGCTGGCTCAGGTGCCGCCGGGCCCCGCCGATGCGCCGCCTCCCGAGGCGCAATCCGCGCAGCCGGGGACGCCCGTTCAAGGCGCATGGCGCGCCAGCCAACTCATAGGGCAGACGGTGACGACGGCGCTCAATCAGTCGGTCGGCATCGTGAACGACATCGTCATCGAGCCAGACGGGAAAGTCGCCGCCGTGCTCGTCGGGATCGGGGGGTTCCTCGGGATCGGAGAGCGGTCGGTGCCCATCGCGCTGCGTCATCTCGTGATCGCGGCCGGTGACGGCGACCGGATAACGGTGCAGACTTCGCTGTCACGCGAGGCCATCGCCCAAGCCGCAACGCACGATCCGCTCGCGAGCCCGCTGCCGCCCGATCAGCGCCTTCCCTGA